From Nicotiana tabacum cultivar K326 chromosome 20, ASM71507v2, whole genome shotgun sequence, one genomic window encodes:
- the LOC107803198 gene encoding pentatricopeptide repeat-containing protein At1g26460, mitochondrial, whose translation MTLLTRSRPLIRTLTNYRSITTVPFLSQEPQLAGIPPEVNTTPLPPNPSSGSPLYNENWRSPFASTAPSSSSVVPLSFLRQSPAARVQAISQTHDVQGLMNLFADWMTTQRWEDMKQLFELWIRSLDRNGKPNKPDANLFNHYLRANLMMGATADDLLGLASQMEEYGLVANTASHNLILKAMYQSGEPLSWVDKAVKLLERMIQTGKEYKEALPDDESYDLVIGLLFKADLIDDALKYVDSALKSGYKLSMNVFNECVRSCVFNNRLDILVSIIEKCKKTDQNKGLLPPWNMCTHLADVALQADNSELAFSSLEFFVKWVVRGESVRPPVSLSVDEGLLVAALGTAGRTYNAKLLNGAWEVLKRSLRQMRAPNPESFLAKIYAHASLGQLQNGFATLHEFEKAYGSSKEESAELFSPFTTLNPLSVACCRNGFVTLDSVYYQLENLSQADPPYKSVAALNCVILGCANIWDIDRAYQTFAAIESSFGLVPDIHSYNALIYAFAKLGKRDEATKVYEHFMDLGVKPNEMTYSLLVDAHLIKREPKAAISVVDEMVHAQYKPSKEMLKKIRRRCTREMDYESDDRVEDLAKKFNIRLGTENRRNMLFDLQYSTEYAG comes from the exons ATGACACTTCTCACTCGATCACGACCGTTGATCAGAACTTTAACAAACTACAGATCAATCACCACCGTTCCTTTCCTCTCACAAGAACCTCAACTCGCCGGAATTCCGCCGGAAGTCAACACTACCCCATTACCCCCAAACCCATCCTCCGGCAGCCCACTTTACAATGAAAACTGGCGGTCCCCGTTTGCATCCACCGCACCCTCCTCCTCCTCAGTCGTCCCACTATCATTCCTCCGCCAATCACCAGCTGCACGCGTTCAGGCAATTTCACAAACACATGATGTGCAAGGTTTAATGAACCTTTTTGCTGATTGGATGACAACACAGCGGTGGGAGGATATGAAGCAGCTTTTTGAGCTTTGGATTAGATCTTTGGATCGAAATGGGAAGCCCAATAAGCCTGATGCTAATCTATTTAATCATTATTTGAGGGCTAATTTGATGATGGGTGCTACTGCTGATGATTTGTTGGGATTAGCTAGTCAAATGGAGGAATATGGGCTTGTTGCTAATACAGCGTCTCATAATTTGATCTTGAAAGCTATGTATCAATCTGGGGAACCATTGTCTTGGGTTGATAAAGCTGTCAAATTGCTCGAAAG GATGATTCAGACTGGAAAAGAGTATAAAGAAGCTTTGCCTGATGATGAGTCATATGACTTGGTTATTGGCTTACTGTTTAAAGCAGAccttattgatgatgccttgaaATATGTTGATTCAGCCTTGAAATCTGGGTATAAGCTGTCCATGAATGTATTTAATGAGTGTGTGCGAAGCTGTGTCTTCAACAACAGGCTGGATATATTGGTGTCGATAATAGAGAAATGCAAG AAAACAGACCAGAACAAAGGCCTATTGCCGCCTTGGAACATGTGCACACACCTTGCTGATGTTGCACTACAGGCAGATAATAGTGAACTAGCTTTTTCTTCCTTGGAGTTCTTTGTGAAATGGGTTGTTAGAGGTGAGAGTGTGAGGCCCCCTGTTTCGCTCTCTGTTGATGAAGGACTGCTTGTGGCTGCACTTGGAACTGCTGGTAGAACCTACAATGCTAAACTCCTTAATGGTGCTTGGGAAGTCCTTAAGCGCTCACTACGACAAATGAGGGCCCCTAACCCTGAATCTTTCCTTGCGAAGATATATGCCCATGCTTCTTTGGGGCAATTGCAGAATGGTTTTGCTACTCTGCATGAGTTTGAAAAAGCTTATGGTAGTTCTAAAGAAGAGAGTGCAGAACTATTTTCTCCGTTTACCACCTTGAATCCACTGTCTGTTGCTTGTTGCAGGAATGGTTTTGTCACTTTGGACTCT GTTTACTATCAGCTGGAGAATTTGAGCCAAGCAGACCCCCCTTACAAGTCTGTTGCTGCCCTCAATTGTGTAATTCTAGGCTGTGCCAATATATGGGATATTGATCGTGCTTATCAGACATTTGCTGCAATTGAATCCTCTTTTGGATTAGTCCCAGATATCCATTCATACAATGCTCTGATATATGCATTTGCGAAACTTGGCAAG AGAGATGAAGCAACAAAGGTCTATGAGCACTTCATGGATTTAGGCGTGAAGCCAAATGAAATGACATATTCTCTACTTGTTGATGCTCATCTTATTAAGCGTGAACCAAAAGCTGCAATTTCAGTAGTTGATGAGATG GTGCATGCACAGTATAAACCTTCCAAGGAGATGCTGAAAAAGATCCGAAGGCGATGTACTCGAGAGATGGATTATGAGTCTGATGATCGAGTCGAGGACTTGGCCAAAAAGTTTAACATCCGACTGGGCACAGAGAATCGACGGAACATGCTCTTTGATCTTCAATACAGCACGGAATACGCTGGTTAG